The sequence AAAAAAATGAATTTTAGTCAACAATGAACGGATAGTTTTGGTCTACGTAAATATCTTTATATACTTCATCATCATCGGGCCATGGACTTTCTTCCGCAAATTTCACGGATTCATCCACTTCGGCTTCTACCCTTTTATTGATTGCTTCAATCTCTTCAGGGGTAGCATATTTATTGGCCAGGATAGTAGTTAGTACCTGCTCAATCGGGTCGCGCTGTTTGTATTCGTCCACCTCTTCCTTGGTACGGTATTTCTGGGGATCAGAAATGGAATGGCCTTTATACCTGTATGTTTTTATTTCGATAAGTGTTGGTCCATCACCCTCACGGGCACGCTTTACTGCACGAGCCACACTTTCATGCACTGCCTCTGCATTCATTCCGTCAATTGAATCAGCCGGCATTTCATAGGCATCTGCCAATTTATAAATATCTACTACGTTGGAAGTTCTTTCAACAGAGGTTCCCATCGCGTAATTATTATTCTCGCAAATAAAGATTACCGGAATTTTCCAAAGCATAGCCAGGTTAAAGGTCTCATGGAGAATACCCTGGCGGGCAGCACCATCACCAAAGAATGTGAGACAAACCGCGTCTGTCCCTTTATATTTTTCTGCGAAGGCAATTCCTGCTCCAGTACCAATCTGGGCACCTACAATACCGTGGCCCCCAAAAAAGCGCTCTTTTTTGCCGAAGAAGTGCATACTTCCACCTTTACCTTTAGCGCATCCGGTGGCTTTCCCGTATAGTTCAGCCATACATGATTTTGCACTGATCCCTTTGGCCAGGGCCAAACCATGGTCGCGGTAGGC comes from Flavihumibacter fluvii and encodes:
- the pdhA gene encoding pyruvate dehydrogenase (acetyl-transferring) E1 component subunit alpha; amino-acid sequence: MATKFSKETYLYWYELMTLIRQFELKAEEKYKMEGKIRGFFHAYIGQEAIAAGCMTATKAEDAFITAYRDHGLALAKGISAKSCMAELYGKATGCAKGKGGSMHFFGKKERFFGGHGIVGAQIGTGAGIAFAEKYKGTDAVCLTFFGDGAARQGILHETFNLAMLWKIPVIFICENNNYAMGTSVERTSNVVDIYKLADAYEMPADSIDGMNAEAVHESVARAVKRAREGDGPTLIEIKTYRYKGHSISDPQKYRTKEEVDEYKQRDPIEQVLTTILANKYATPEEIEAINKRVEAEVDESVKFAEESPWPDDDEVYKDIYVDQNYPFIVD